The Fulvia fulva chromosome 1, complete sequence region TTGGAAGTTCCGGGAGAGCTGCTAGCACTCACTGTCAAGCCTAGCAGTCTACATGTACGCACTTCCTCGCAGGCTCTCCCTTGCATACAAAGCATAAGATCTCGCTGGGTCTCATCTTGTCCCAGAGCCCGTTCTGACCGTTCTCTTCTCTCGTCCAGCGCGCACTTCCTGCCGTGCACACATGCCAACGTGCCGAATTGTGGCTAAAGATTCGGCTCAGTGGTAAGTCGGCTACTGCCAATGCAAGCGTAGCGGGAGTGGGATCGGAGATGTTTTATTCCCAGGGCTTAGCAAGGCCCCACAGGGTAGGTGCTCCCCGCAATGAGAGCAGAGAGTTGCAGTTGCGGGGTCGGTCTGGCGACTCGAGGAGATGCGCGACGCGACTACTTAAAAAGTACTGCAGCCGCTCTGACGTGCTGGCCATACCTGTAGTGATCTGGACTGCGTGAACTTTGGGCGTTAGTATTGTCGAAGCACTACACCGTCAACATGCCAGGAAAGCTTGAGGGAAAGGTCGCGATCGTGACTGGCGGCGGAGGAGGCTTTGGCAAGGGCATTGCGAAGAAGTACATCGAGGAGGGTGCCAAAGTTGTGATTGCAGACTTCGTCGAGGATGTCGGCCAGAAGACTGCACAAGAACTTAGGTGCGAGTTTCATCGGACAGATGTGACAAAGAGAGAAGACTGGGAGTCGCTCAAGAAGTTTGTCGATGACAAGTTTCAAAGGCTAGATGTGGTCATCAACAACGCAGGCACCACCTATCGTAACAAGGTGGGTCTCTAGCATGACCAATTGACCACGGACAGCTGCTAATTTAGGACAGCCAACCGGCGAGGTCACGGAAGAGGAGTACGACAAGGTGTTCACTGTCAATGTGAGAGCCATCTACCTCTCCACCCAGGTCCTGGTACCATACTTGCAAGAGAAGAAGAACGGGGGCTCATTCATCACCATTGCCTCAACGGCAGGGCTCCGGCCTCGGGGAGGGCTGACGTGGTACAATGCCTCCAAGGCTGCCGTGATCAACGCGTCGAAATCCATGGCCGTGGAATAC contains the following coding sequences:
- a CDS encoding 4-formylbenzenesulfonate dehydrogenase TsaC1/TsaC2, with product MPGKLEGKVAIVTGGGGGFGKGIAKKYIEEGAKVVIADFVEDVGQKTAQELRCEFHRTDVTKREDWESLKKFVDDKFQRLDVVINNAGTTYRNKPTGEVTEEEYDKVFTVNVRAIYLSTQVLVPYLQEKKNGGSFITIASTAGLRPRGGLTWYNASKAAVINASKSMAVEYAPDNIRFNSVCPVVGLGTGLTDFFLGKPENEKVFMTTIPLGRGSTPADVGNTCAFLGSEEANFLTGIDVPVDGGRCV